The sequence ATCTtccttttaccaaaatttacagcTAAGTCTATATATTTCAAGGATACCGATTAAATGCACAGGGCTTTTTCACATGTAGCCAACCGTATATACTTAACAAAATTCATTTAggtatattttcattatttcagaaGAAAGAAAGTATGGTCCGTACGCTTTCAACTTATATAAAAGTGTTCTAAAAGACGGGACTGAAGAAGACTCTTCAATTCGAATTAATGTTGTGGGAAATTTTAGACAAGGTAAAACATCGCTTGTTATGAGATTAATAGGAAAAGATAATAAGAATGTACAGAGTACCAATGGCATAGACATTGTTCATTATAGATGCAAACAAGATTCTTTTGGAAACATAATGTACGAAGAGAACCCAGGTATAGATGCAAAAAATATCGCTAAACGAATGAAACAGGCCACAATTGGAAACCCTTCGTtggaacaaaaaacaaaatcaaagcgCATGAAGCGTTTCTTTGTAAATCCCTTTCGAAAGAAAATGCACCCAAAACAAGAAATGCATAGACCAGTCGGTATGTCCGAAGAAGATAGGTATACCTTTGTTAAAGAGGTAAGCAAACCAAATGATCAACACAGCTTCAACGATAATGCTGACGTgccattttcaattttgttttcaatttgtcctGTGGGTTGACGGATATTGTGCCAAACGATGAGGAGGAATGCTGCGTAAACATGGGAGAGCGTACAATGGAATACTACATAAGGTTTTGGGTTAACTCAATACACTCTTTTGTTGGAAACGAAGATGGAACAGAACCTAAAATAATACTTGTCGGAACACACCTTGACAAACTAAAAGGGGATGACCTCTCTAAAAAGAAACAGGCGGACACATATTTTGATAACATTAGAGAATTGTTTAAAGGCAAGCAAACACTCAAACATATTTTCCCGCAAGACTTTGCACTGGACACCAAAAATGATGCATATGAAACTTTTAATAAGTTTCGTAAAGCACTTCTCTGCGTTGGTCAGTTGTATACGACAACTCAAGTACATGTACCAGCAAAATGGATCCAGCTTGAAAAAATGCTGTTTTCTCGTAGAGAGATGAAAATCATTGAGTTTAGAAAATTAATGGAAATTGACTCCAGAAGCGAATTTCCTTTAAGAGATCCAGAGCAGGTTAAAGTTTTCTTAAAGCACCAGCATGATCAAGGAACGCTGTTCTACTTCGATGAGGAGCCAATATCAGAATACGTTGTTTTGGATCCGCAATTTCTAGTCGATGCGTTCAAAGGCCTTATAACAGCTGACAGATTCCTCAGGAATCGACCGGATGTTTACGATTTATTTCAAACTCTTAAAGCAGAAGGAAAGTTGGAACCAGAATTGATTGAGAAGCTGTGGACGAATGGTGAAGATAAACTTATTATTGCACATAAAAGAACAATACTTTGGTTCCTTCAGAAACACCGCATCATATCAGAGGCAATGGAATTCGATGAAACGAATTTAACAACAGTTGGTCTTGGTTGGTATGTCATACCAAGTCTCCTAAAAGATCACAGTCAAGTTGGGGAAATGATAGCCTTTTTAAGggacaagaaacaaacaaagATCCAGTTTGTCCTTTCGTTTGACAGTTCTTCTGTTGTACCGACAGTATACCATCGACTTACAGCAGCCGTTATTGGAAGATGGCCGATAGCTGAATTCAGGAAAAGGAAACTTCTTTTCGAGAACCTGTCCGTAGTTAGGTTAGGTTATGATCATGCAGGAATTATAGAAATGAATGACAGACATATACATCTTTACGTTCTCAACCTGTCTCCGCCACGTAATGTCAGTCGGGAGATTCCGGATAGC is a genomic window of Mercenaria mercenaria strain notata chromosome 18, MADL_Memer_1, whole genome shotgun sequence containing:
- the LOC123561745 gene encoding uncharacterized protein LOC123561745, with translation MGERTMEYYIRFWVNSIHSFVGNEDGTEPKIILVGTHLDKLKGDDLSKKKQADTYFDNIRELFKGKQTLKHIFPQDFALDTKNDAYETFNKFRKALLCVGQLYTTTQVHVPAKWIQLEKMLFSRREMKIIEFRKLMEIDSRSEFPLRDPEQVKVFLKHQHDQGTLFYFDEEPISEYVVLDPQFLVDAFKGLITADRFLRNRPDVYDLFQTLKAEGKLEPELIEKLWTNGEDKLIIAHKRTILWFLQKHRIISEAMEFDETNLTTVGLGWYVIPSLLKDHSQVGEMIAFLRDKKQTKIQFVLSFDSSSVVPTVYHRLTAAVIGRWPIAEFRKRKLLFENLSVVRLGYDHAGIIEMNDRHIHLYVLNLSPPRNVSREIPDSFRRFTESVITYEFRKYKGKRKDMNLPYTRGYVCNHESHELSCSKTVSLFTQLDTTSSLLCPDIESHSRIDTVEAKDEWYLGNKIPDISSNVVVSEKMISELSQTIGRNWELLGPDLGLKQVKIDHIIEENPESTGMKIYKMLQLWRNKKRNFATLDALIKILKKRSDVRVDWDGIMNIVDRLN